The nucleotide sequence CTGCCCGCTATAGCCCGTCGACCAGCCGCCGCGGTTGATCTCCCGCAGGATGTCCTCGGCGACCGGAACGCCGTCCACGACCTGGATGTTCTTGCAGAGCTTGTCGGCGAAGCCGAGCTTCTGCGCTAGCCGGTAGAGCACCTCGTAGTCGTTCTTCGACTCGAAGGCGGGCTGCACGATCTGCTCGCCCCACTGGATCGAGCGGTTCGAGGCCGTGCGCGAGCCGTCCATCTCCAGCGAGGTGCAGATCGGCAGCAGGTAGGTGTTGTCCTGCCGGGCATCGAGCGCCGCGAAGGTGGTCGGGTGCGGGTCGGCCACCACCAGCAGCTCGAGCTTGTTCATGCCCTCCACCGCCTCGGGCAGGCGGGTGACGGTGTTGCCGCCGTGGCCGAAGATCATGAAGGCCTTGAGCGGGCTCCTCTGGTCGATCTGCTCCGGCGGCAGGTTGACGGCGTCGAACCAGCGCGTGGAGGTGATGCCGGGCGCCTCCATGTTCTCCTTGCGGGTCCGGCCCTTGCGGCCGGCCGCTGCCGGAACCTCGTCGAAGCGCGACTGCAGCCACTCGTAGGGCACGTCCCAGACGCGGGCCCAGTGCCGCCAGCCGCCCTCGACGAGGCCGTAGTAGAGCGGCAGCGTCGTCACATCGAGGCCGAGATCGGTCGCGCCCTGCACGTTGGTGTGGCCACGGAAGATGTTGGCGCCGGTGCCCGGTTTGCCGACGTTGCCTGTCGCCAGGCACAGGATGCAGAGCGCGCGCACGTTGGCGGTGCCGACCGTGTGCTGGGTCGCACCCATGCACCAGATCAGGGTCGCGGGCTTCTCCTTGGCGAACTTCTCGGCCACGCGCCGCAGCTGCTCGCCCGGCACGCCCGAGACGCGCTCAACCTCGTCAGGAGTCCACTTGGCGACTTCCTTGCGGACGTCGTCCATTGCGTAGACGCGCTTGGCGATGAAGTCCTTGTCCTCCCAGCCGTTCTGGAAGATGTGCCAGAGGATGCCCCAGACCACCGGAATGTCGGTGCCGGAGCGGATACGGACGTACTCGGTGGCGTGCGCCGCCGTGCGGGTGAAGCGCGGATCGATGACGATCATGTTGGCGCGGTTGATCTCCTTGCCGGACAGCACGTGCTGCATGGAGATCGGGTGCGCCTCGGCGGGGTTGCCGCCCAGGATGATCATCGTCTTGGCGTTGCGGATATCGTTGTAGGAGTTGGTCTGGGCGCCGTAGCCCCAGGTGTTGGCGACGCCCGCCACCGTGGTGGAATGGCAGATGCGGGCCTGGTGATCGACGGAGTTCGTGCCCCAGAGCGCGCCGAATTTGCGCATCAGGTAGGCGGCCTCGTTGGTGAACTTGGCCGAGCCCAGCCAGTACACCGAGTCGGCGCCGTTCTTCTCACGGATCGCCTGAAGCTTGTCGCCGATCTCGTCGATCGCCTGCTCCCAGGAGACTCGCTTCCACTGGCCGCCCTCGAGCTTCATCGGGTATTTCAGGCGGCGGTCCGAGGAGACCAGCTCGCGGATCGCCGCGCCCTTGGCGCAGTGCGTGCCGCGGTTGATCGGGCTCGCCCAGGACGGCTCCTGGCCGACCCAGACGCCGTTCACCACCTCGGCGGTCACCGTGCAGCCCACCGAGCAGTGGGTGCAGACGTTCTTCTTGATCACCGTGTCGGGGCCGACCGCGGAGGAGCCCGCGGCCTCTGCCCGGCGTACGGCACCGAGCTGGACCGTGCCGGCGGCGGCCAGCGCGCCGGCGGTCAGGCCGGACCGGCGCAGGAAGGCGCGCCGGTCGAGCACGCCGGAGGCGAGTCCGGCCGCGACGGCCTGGTGCTTGCTGCGGCTCGCCTCGCCGCTCTTGCGCTTCGTCAGCATGGCAGACTCACTTCGTGCCGGGAGCGGGATCGGGGTTCTTCAGGAGCGTCTCGTAGCCATTGGTCCGGTAGAACGCTTTGACGTGGTCGCTCTCCCGGTAGCGCGCCTTGGTCTCGGCATTGCCCGGATCATAGGCCTGCGCCTCGGTCGCCGACATGGGCGAGGCGACCGCCGCGGCAGCCGCCACGGTGCTGCCGCCCAGTGCCCGGAAGAATTGGCGACGACCGAGCGTCTTCGGATCCTGTCGCATCGATTCCTCTCCTAGAGTGGCCCGTACCCGCCAGGGCAACGCGCCGCGAAAACATCGTTATCTGGCCCGGGGCTCGAGCCCCGGGCGATTGTCACGCATCCATCCCGAAGGCTTCCGCCTCGACCTCGAGGAAGACGCGGCCGAGCGCCCCCACCGCGCGGTAGAAGCGGGCGGCCTTCGCCTGTTCGAGATCCGCGAAGAGACGGGGCGCCCAGGGCGCGACGTGCCGGTCGAAGAAGCGCCGCTCGGCGCCGCTCTCCGCCCCGAACCGTCCGGCCGCGAGGCCCGCCATGATCTCCAGCAGGAACGCGAGGTGGTCCTCCGGCTCGCTCATCCCCTGCACGCGGGTCAGCCCGAGCGCGCCAAGGTCCTCGCGGACCCGT is from Methylobacterium radiodurans and encodes:
- a CDS encoding formate dehydrogenase subunit alpha — encoded protein: MLTKRKSGEASRSKHQAVAAGLASGVLDRRAFLRRSGLTAGALAAAGTVQLGAVRRAEAAGSSAVGPDTVIKKNVCTHCSVGCTVTAEVVNGVWVGQEPSWASPINRGTHCAKGAAIRELVSSDRRLKYPMKLEGGQWKRVSWEQAIDEIGDKLQAIREKNGADSVYWLGSAKFTNEAAYLMRKFGALWGTNSVDHQARICHSTTVAGVANTWGYGAQTNSYNDIRNAKTMIILGGNPAEAHPISMQHVLSGKEINRANMIVIDPRFTRTAAHATEYVRIRSGTDIPVVWGILWHIFQNGWEDKDFIAKRVYAMDDVRKEVAKWTPDEVERVSGVPGEQLRRVAEKFAKEKPATLIWCMGATQHTVGTANVRALCILCLATGNVGKPGTGANIFRGHTNVQGATDLGLDVTTLPLYYGLVEGGWRHWARVWDVPYEWLQSRFDEVPAAAGRKGRTRKENMEAPGITSTRWFDAVNLPPEQIDQRSPLKAFMIFGHGGNTVTRLPEAVEGMNKLELLVVADPHPTTFAALDARQDNTYLLPICTSLEMDGSRTASNRSIQWGEQIVQPAFESKNDYEVLYRLAQKLGFADKLCKNIQVVDGVPVAEDILREINRGGWSTGYSGQSPERLKAHMRNQHKFDLVTLRAPKDDPEVGGDYYGLPWPCWGKPELKHPGSAILYNTEMHVKDGGGTFRARFGTERNGATLLAEDSFSKGSDLTDGYPEFTFGVFKKLGWDKDLTADELATILKIGGDKPDTVSWATDLSGGIQRVCLEHGVTPFGNGKARANAWNLPDPVPVHREPIYSPRPDLVAKYPTRPDERQLRVPNIGFSVQKAAVERNVVKDFPIILTSGRLVEYEGGGEETRSNPWLAELQQDMFVEINTGDATERGIKDGQWVWVTGPENTAKTKVKALVTDRVGKGVAFMPFHFSGWYQGKDMRDYYPKGTDPVVLGESVNTVTTYGFDPVTGMQETKCTLCQIAAA
- a CDS encoding formate dehydrogenase, translating into MRQDPKTLGRRQFFRALGGSTVAAAAAVASPMSATEAQAYDPGNAETKARYRESDHVKAFYRTNGYETLLKNPDPAPGTK